atgcaattctacaaattTTGCCATAGGATGGAGataaatgtttgcagtttttaatatgatatttgAGTGAGAGTGACAACAAAATCAATGAGGCTCCCCGGTTGATAATTggaccatgattactacaagtttagatacaGTAGCTAGACTAACTTAACAATCAAAAATGATTTAGCTGATTGACTAATCGactgactgtcagtgactgacataacaagagaaaagcTGCTGAGGCACAACCAAATGTCAAAATTGcatcttgtgtattctactattctaactcaaaacagtaagttgagaccctgactgagTCCCCCTCCAGTGTATTTTTTGTATTGCTAAATGAGAACAATTGTTACACTGTGGCCCTGAGAACTCAGGGTATTAAAGCCATAAGGGGCTGTTCAGTAAGAGGTGTCAATGTGACTGCTTGCTTATAAGGATGCTTTAGCCATCAGAGATATGCATCTTCTGAAAATAACTGCATTCAGATATCTCAAGTTGTCAAGTACTCAGTCGCTCGCTTTCGTAGCCTAAAACCAAAGCGTCCATGGGTGCACGTGATACAGTAAACACAACAGCATCCGTGTGCCTGTAGCTGGTTTACCAGACCTAGTCTTGTATTAAAAAGCATGTTTTATGAAGTATTgccattaattaattaattgccATTAATTATTGCCATTAATTATTATTAAGTATTTATATTCCAGTAAAAGGCTTTATGTGTCCAGGAGCTTTGTCCACAAGTCATTGCTGGAAACCAAACACAGTAGACATTTTATCTACTATGCTTTACCAAAGAAAGAAGCTGGTCTGATCTAGCAGGGACTGATAAGATACGATACGTATTATGTTTCCTAACTGTATGAAAAGGCCCAACGTGATCAGACAAGACAATCACTGAAATACCCCTATAGATTTATATTTTAAGTTTTGCGGCCTAGATCATACTGAAGTTTAGACACACAAATGGAGTCATTCACAGCAACCCCCCCCATAAGGAACTGAATCTAAAAGAGAATTTCCCAGTTCCTCTtttacatagtgtgtgtgtgtgtgtgtgtgggtgtgtgagtgtgtgtgtgtgtgtgtgcatgcgtgatgCTGAAAATGATGATGGTCAAgactgaatcaaatcaaatcaaagtttatttgtcacttgcgctgaatacaacaggtgtagtagaccttacagtgacatgcttacttacaggctctaaccaatggtgcgtgaaaaaaaaggtatgtgtgtgtgtgtgtgtgtgtgtgtgtgtgtgtgtgtgtgtgtgtgtgtgtgtgtgtgtgtgtgtgtgtgtgtgtgtgtgtgtgtgtgtgtgtgtgtgtgtgtgtgtgtgtgtgtgtaggtaagtaaagaaataaaacaacagtaaaaagacatttgaaaataagagtagcaaggctatatagaCACCTGTTAGttaggcttattgaggtagtatgtacatgtaagtatcgttaaagtgactatgcatatatgatgaacagagagtagcagaagggtgcaagaggggttgggggggggacaATGCGTTTAGCCAACGTGCAGGAGCACTGGTTGttcgggccaatttaggtagtatgtacatgaatgtatagttaaagtgactatacattttagataaacagagagtagcagcagtgtaaaagaggggttggggggaggcacacaatgtaaatagtccgggtagccatctgattacctgttcaggagtcttatgacttggcggtaaaaactgttgagaagcctttttgtcctagacttggcactccagtaccgcttgccatgcggtagtagagagaacagtctatgactggggtggctggggtctttgaccatttttagggccttcctctgacaccgcctggttgaCTAACAGTAGAAATGTAAAACCAAATTATAGGCCTGATTCTGTTGGAATGTTATCTGCCTATTTCCTGTAGCTTTTTACATTGTAAGAAACACACATGTCATGTATTGAGCCATTCATTCAAACACAGAACTGAAAGTGTGTTCTTGTCTTTCCCAAAAAGGGATGAGCACAATGACGCCTGTTTAACTTTCATCTTGTTTTTAGCTGTCCAAGGCCTAGTAATCTGAAGCCTTATGTAGTATGTAGTAGACCTGTATGTGGATGTACTCTGTAAAGCAAAGTACAGGGGAACAGAAATTACACTATATCATACTCATCAAACAAACTATAGTGCTGTCCATGAGGCTGAGAGACTGACCTCTTACTGAGATGTCCACCAATCTCCACCTAATAGTTCATTTTAAACAGATCTGGGAAACCTGAATGATTTATGACAAAACAGCATATTGTTGTGTTTGAGAAAAAACTATATATTCAAAAAGAGAGTAGTTTGTGTGCTCTGAAAATAGCCGTGGTGAAAATAGCGTGCTGGGCTTGCTGTAACGTACATAGTGTATTAATACTAAATGTCATCAGTTTTGCTCAGACAGCTGTGATTAACATGGGGGCCATGGACAGGCTGTGTGGTTTTAGCAGACCTACAAGTGGTAGAGAAGGATGCAGGGGACTCAAATTATAACCCCAGACCATGCAAGCAAGGCAAACTGAAAAGCCACGTAAACCAAAATCCAACAAAGTACACCAACATCAAATGCACAGGACTACCAAATTAAGATTGTTATACTGCAACCAGTAAGTCAAACTGATTGTTTTCCTTTGTTAATGTTGATTATTAAACAAAGAATACACTGTATTTGGTGCTACGTAGCACATCAAATATTATCAGGTAAGGTTATAACAATTCACGGAAAATATAGTCAACATAGTCTTTGatagagatgaaggagagaaaaAACAATAGAATTGATGGACATCCATAATAGAGCAAATTTGACTACATGGTTTTTGGTTGTGTGTTATATTAAGCTTTGAACAACCAAGGGAATATAATAATCATTCCGAAATTATCTTCAGTGCGATTTGGATCTTACTGTCTACAGTATTTCAAGTATCTGGTCATTATCAGACTGATGCACTCTTCCTCTGTCCAAATCTATACAAGCCTGTCAGTTGGAGGCTAGGCTTGTGACCTCACTTCTCTTCAAGTTAAAACAGAGATGTTGTGTCAGGGAGAGATACCTGAGACAGAtagggctggtttcccagacatgGCCTAGTCCTGGATAAAAAAGCATACTCATACTGTGTCCTGTAAACCGGCCCATAGGGTCAGGAGAGAGGGTCATCTGAGTCTAGTAGCAGAGCTACTGTACACTGTACCCATTGTGAGGAAGAATGGTGAATTGTGAGAAAAACACATTTGGTCAGAAAATAGATTAAATTTCTCAAGAATCCCCCCACCAACACTACTATTGTCTTAGGAGGTATTTTATCTCCTCTCCCTTAATCTCCACAGCTGTTGCAGGATTGCAAAAAGGCAGTGTCATGATTTTATCCGTCCAGCTAATCTACACACAGATGAAACAATTGTTTGGATAGAAATATAGCAGAATTCATCGATGTATATGAGTCATTATTTCATTGATACGGCTAGAACTCAAGCTACTGGTTTGTTTTTTAATTGACATATTTACACCAGTTTATTTGAAGGGATAGCATAGTATAGGGAATAACAGGGGTCCAAGTATCGAACCTTGCTGAACACCACATCCAATGTACACACTGATACTGGTCTGCGAGATGACAATGTTAAATGCAAAATACAATTGTTATAACGTGGACCAGGCGACTATCAATCTGGCATTGAAACATGCTAAAAATGTTTAATTTTAGATTTGTAATATTCATATAGATTTGTATAGTGTATGCAAGGTATATGCATATGGATACCTGCACTTTAGCCacgcaaaaaaacacatttaatttGGTTGGAAAAAGGGTCACAATGAGATGCAAAGATACTATCCACTGACAGATGATGCTATGCTAGAAGACTGACAGTTAAGACAGGCCTTGAAATGATTGGCTGGTTTGGGAGGCGATGCAATTGAGCCTTAATAAATGTGAGATGTTAGAATCTCCCCCTGACAAATCACCAATGACCAGGAACCGCCACTAGACACACTGAGATGTGTACACCCACAAAGATATACAGAAGTCAAAATATCAGGTTCCCTTTTAATTTTCAGTCACTGAGTAGGgctaatttattttattttcatagaCAAAATTTGAGAGAATAGCTTGGCTTACAAGTGGATAAAGTTGTGTAGGCAGAGGGAGACATTTTGGGTTTCGTTTGGTGAGAGGAAATTTGGTAAACGTTGTGCAATGGTGCGGGAAAAGTTTTGAAAGAGTGTGAGAAACAATTGAAGCTAAGTGCCTGAAGTAGGTCGGTTCAAGAAGAAGCCTTCATGTTGCATCCGTACAGAATGGAGGGGTACCTCATCTCACCTGGTCCTGTAAGTACACAATGTATCAAACAATTTGTGTTAATTCAGTTATAGGCCCAAGTATATACAGGTATGTGGTTATTTGTTGAGTTTATGTACTTGTTTATATACCACAGGATGTACTTATACAGAAAATGCATCTCAAGCTCACTGAATTCAAGTTTGAATTTCATATTAACATAGAATGTTTCAAATTATGATAATTAATTTAAATATATTAATAGATTACTGTAACATCATTCAATTTCAAACTCTTAAACTGGTACACAATGTTGGTACTTTTGTGGTCTACATACTGTCAAAataacaatatttctaacataatAGTTTATACAACTAACAATATGTTTTGTTTCACAACAATCAATTTTGTAAGGTTATGACCGACCATGAAAAAACCCCAGCAAAAGTATTGTAGTAAATGTCAATGAAGTTTAAAAAGCTCAAAATGTTGTTCAACAATGTCATTATCAACAAACATTATCAAGGGAAGAAAGAAAATGTGTATATAGATGTTGAGTGTCAGTTCCTTGGAAacaatagtaaaacattatgtgAAGTTTTGTTATGATTTCAGTTGAGGATATTATTGTTGTTTTAACAGGCATCAGAAGACATGTACGAACCCGACATCTATAGACAACAGATGTCAGAATATTCATATCCCTATGTCATCGATGCAGAGAGTCAAGGAGGTGAGCTTTAAAACACTACAACATTTTTCCTAGTATTAATGTATTATCATGTATTATCTATTGATAATCTTGGTAACTATGATACAATGATATACATTTAAAATGGATTTTGCTTTCTCTGATGAACTTACCATCACATAATTGTAGACGAAATAAACAATTTGAAAATCACTTCTACGGAAGTGAATAGTGCCGGCCCAACTAGATATGTGTTTGACCAGGCCTGAGGAAATCACACACAGTAGCTATATTAAAGACAATACTCTACATAAAAAGTCTAAAGACACTGCAGCTGGAGCCAAGCATGTTGCCCCCATGGAGTACAGGAAACAGATGCCATTTCGGTCAGGCACAACTTTCCCCCCTGGGGTTTATTGAAATGGAGAGGTTTGGTTGTATTTTCTCCTGTAATCAACTGATCCTACTGCAAGAATAAACTGGTAATTACTAGTAGGAGCTGTAGAATTATATAGGCTCTGTTCCATTTAACAAACGAAATTATTACAGTATGCTTGATAAATATAAAATCCTAAGAATGGCAAGTCTCTGGTGCAGTCTCAGGACAGAACACAACAGATCACTAAAACATGTTTACATGCAGAAAGTTTTTGGGTTTCTACATGTTTTAACACATTTGTGACATTCAGGCTAAAAATGAAAGAAAAAGACAACTGCCAAAGCAAAGATGTGTGAACAGGAAATTGCCTAAAACATTTTGCTGAACACTTTAAATGAATAGCAGACATTGTGTATTTGGAATCTGTAGTCAAATAGGTTTTCTCTATTCTATGCCATCTGAACATTGCCATTTAGTGTACACTTCCTTCAGACCTACCTCTTACTCAATGAACAATTaaaatgtgtctctctgttcagaACACTGGGACTATCACGCCACTCATCATGTTCATCCTCTGGACTTTGACAACCTCCAAGAGGGCCACTTCACTGAGCTCCAGAGTGTCCAGCAACTACATCTACCCAGTATGGCTCGTTACAGCGATGTTGACACTCTCTCTCTGGACCCTGGCCTTGGGGGACACAACCATGCCCTACCCCCACCGGTGAGCCCACcccatgacccctgacctctctTTTCCTCTAACACAGACAAAGTGTTTGAGTTGGTCATTCTTTTCAAGCAGATGTAGTGTACATGACTAATAGAGAGGGGTTCTGAATGTTCAGGACTAAAGCAAGTAGCAGAATTAATTTACATGTCCCCTCTAGTGGCAATAGCAATGCTTCAGAAATGCTTAATAACAGATAAACATCAAATCAACCACCTGGCTTCAGATAAAGAAATTAGTATGAAAGCATATCTGGGCTACTGTTTGTTACTGGTGAGCTATGTTGCGTGGAGGATGTAGGGTGCGCCTACACACAGATGGTTTGACATTGTGGCCTTTTCCTAACTGGGGCCTTCTGGTGTTGCTACAGAACTATAATCTGCCAACTCACTAACGGCTGATGAACAAATAATTCTTTTTTTAACCAGAAGTGACCTCCTCAACattatgtcacacacacacacacacacacacacacacacacacacacacacacacacacacacacacacacacacacacacacacacacacacacacacacacacacttagtgtAATATTACACTTTAAACAGAGAGCATTAATTAATGAGCGTGGATGAGAATATCCTTAAAGATGCCTTTTCTATTTTTAAATGGAACTGACATACTGCCTCAGAGCAGAAACAGTGGGTTTTTAGAACTGTGTGCTGAATGTTTTGCCAGGATTTTGCACTGCCAAACAGTCAAACTGCAATAACAGCAACCACACATCACACCTCATGCAGCGGGGCGGTGTCCTAAAATCTTTGCGACCGCTGGGCTAACTTGAGATGATTGTATTGTCAAGAACAGGTCAGTGGGCAGAGTTTAACAGATATACTACTCTTAAAAACATGGCGAAGGTTTGAACTGAGAATCATGTAAATACAACTTTGAGTTACATGTTGTTATTATGAGTACGAAAACAAACGTGACAATACCTCTAAAATACAACTGGTCTCCTGACTTGAAGCAAAGAGTCAAATGTAGCAAGCTAGCAGCGATATGCTAATCTAATCAGAGCAAGAAAGCTAGCTAAGCATTTAGTAACCTCTTAGCTACTCATGTTGAATTAATAAATATAACTACTATAGCTAACTAGGTGTCAAATATACAAATAAGTCAGGTAACATTTGCTTTATTGAAATGTTAAGTTGAATAAGCTTTATGACAAAAAACAACAGGGATGGATAGTTATGCTGCTCCAGGGGCATCAATATAAAATGCTAAGCAAAACAGAACTAGTTGGCTAGCAGATAGCTATATTTGACTAATGTTGAGTCAAAGaacagagctagctagctaggtctcaAATATGCCAGTAAATGTTAGTTTGGGTGACGATAACAATAGAATTTAGAAAAGGGCAATTCCACgactcagatttttcacttaaaatgtatatcaaacaaacaaaaaatattttaaagtttaacaaaccatacagtGCACAAGGGCTAAGTTTAACAATTGACACAGAAAAttgaacaaaaacacatttactagAAGACCTGTGCAGAttcaaagtttggtaacagaatttcaGAATTAGGACTCAACAATGTCTACAGAAAGAagggggtgtcagctatgacatgacaccttgactttgaaaaaaatctatttttgtTATGGAACTACAATAGGTGAAGTGGATTTataggtggttagagcattggactagtaaccgaaaggttgcaagttcgaatccccaggctgacaaggtacaaatctgtcattctgcccctgagcaaggcagttaacccactgttcctaggccatcattgaaaataagaatttgttcttaactgacttgccttagtaaaataaaaaatgtaacagAATTTCAACATGGGTCCCTGATCTAAGTcctgtactacacagaaatggataattatggatatgaatgtcattctcttcatgggGATCTATCCTAAATAGGTACACAAAGGTATACAATTGCAATATCCTCCTTTGCATATTTTGGGGATTATTCTACACAACGGTTATTACTTTAATGAGCTCTGCCCCCAAACAAGACCACATTTGCTTGGTCCGAAACGAACCAAATCTGAAACAGTCATAGATGTACGTCTATGTTTCAGAAGTTTGGACATcaaagtacagcacagtagagttcagtagagtacagtacagcagagcacagaacagtagagtacaatcgagtacagtagagtacagtaaagtagagctTAGTTCAGTACTttacaatacagtactgtactgtactgtacttttctttactgtactgtgctgATCTCTACTCAACTTTtatttactgtactgtatagtactgtgctgtccaaacttgtgaacccaactgtggtttgtgactactatgatttcccattgtagccaattaAATAGCAGAAATTCCTTTACGGATTTTTGGGAAATTCCGTTACCAATTTGGTTTTAATCATTTTTAATAATTTATTAACAAAATTGATATCAGTAAAATACTATAATAATTGATAGGTGTACTTGTTACATCTGTGACCTTTCTTTATCCtccctcatgagggagagaaatgagaaaatATCTTATGTGGGGTTTTGGTAACGGAATTGCAAAgcacaaggcaatgtttcttaaacttacagaaggcagAAACATGTACCCAAAAGTAAATATGAacgtgttgatattagttggcaggggtcttttCTTAACATTATAGTCATTTTTTAGGATGGcaaatggttgaaaaatgtatatTTGCCTTAATTtctcctatgaacttcacatgttggtgctcatgggtccttttacatggaaatgaccaTATATCTAAAGCTGCCCCTAGGGCAGTAAATACTTGTTGTATTACCTTTTGTGCCTGAACATTTCTGCCCGCAGGGTAGCATAAACAGTCTATTCCATTTTTTTTGTTGATATCACTTATTCATCTAAACTTTTAATAAAACAAATGTTAACTGACCTATTGGCAGATTTCAGACCGAACTTGCTAGTCATTTTAATTTTATAATTCAACATTAGTAGGAGGTAGGTTTCTGCTCAGCTAAGCTACATTTAGCTTAGCATTTTACTTTTCTTCCCCCAGTTTTTATATAGCTTATTTAACTAAATATTATTGATAAAGTAAATGGGAGCCGATTTACAGGTATATTAGAGACGCAGCTAGTTCTATTCTATGACTCAATATACTATTTATTAATTCAACATGAGTAGCTAAGAGGTTACTAAATGCTTAGCTAACTTTCTTGCTCTGATTAGCTTAGCATAAGCTGCTAGTTTGCTACATTTTATTCTGCGCTTCAAGTCAGGAGACAAGTTGTATCTTAGAGATACTGTCACATTTGTTTGACTACTGTAGCACAAAAAGGATTTTAAAACAACTTGTAACTCAAAGTTATTTACAAGATTCAGAGTTAGAAACCAATCGGATTGGTTCTGCCCTAAACCAATCAGATTCTTTCTGCCCTTAGAACAAAGTTGACTACACTTTAAGTAAATCTGCGTTGAAGCTCTTTTTCTCCCACATAAGTATTCATTCAACTCCACTGTCACTTGATAAATTCGAGGGAGTGGGTATTCACAGGAGGGtgttgaggggaggacagctcataataatggcttgaATGgagtgtttgataccattccatttattccgttccagccattactatgtgCCAGTCCTCCCTAATTAAGGTGCTACCAGCCACCTGTGGTGGGGATAAATGATTGGGGGAGTAAAAACGGTTGCCGTCATTAACAACACTTGCGCCTCactgtgtatataacatgatcaGCATGGTATCTAATTTGTTTAGTTGTAATTTCTCAGTGAATACTGCTCCaaaaataatgtattgtaattGGTTGTAATTGTAATGGTTTTGTATTGTACATGGTTATTGTTGTTTGTTGTGTCCAAGGTGCCATATTACCCCCGTGCCATGGGCTACTTGCACCCCTCTCCTCAGACGATGAGGAGCTCAGACGACGAGGAGCCAGGAAGCCGCAGCCCTCCACTAGAAGTGTCTGATGAGGAGTGTCTGAGAGACCACATTGCCCAAGTAACAAGGGGAGAATTGGGTAGGGAATTATTTCATAAATGCGTACCTAATATCTCACATGATGATTTAGCTTTTGAGGTCACAATAATCCTACACCATGTAGGTCATAGGTCGGGAACCTCCTCAACTGATTCATTGCATGTTTAACCATTTTGTAATTTTGTCAACATTCATATAGGCAACAAGAAGAAGATCCGTCTGTACCAGTTCCTGCTGGATCTGCTGAGGAATGGGGACATGAAG
This sequence is a window from Oncorhynchus keta strain PuntledgeMale-10-30-2019 chromosome 14, Oket_V2, whole genome shotgun sequence. Protein-coding genes within it:
- the LOC118393970 gene encoding transcription factor PU.1-like — translated: MLHPYRMEGYLISPGPASEDMYEPDIYRQQMSEYSYPYVIDAESQGEHWDYHATHHVHPLDFDNLQEGHFTELQSVQQLHLPSMARYSDVDTLSLDPGLGGHNHALPPPVPYYPRAMGYLHPSPQTMRSSDDEEPGSRSPPLEVSDEECLRDHIAQVTRGELGNKKKIRLYQFLLDLLRNGDMKDSIWWVDRDKGTFQFSSKHKEALAHRWGVQKGNRKKMTYQKMARALRNYGKTGEVKKVKKKLTYQFSGEVLGGRSHLERRPYSHL